One Pantoea trifolii DNA segment encodes these proteins:
- a CDS encoding c-type cytochrome, whose amino-acid sequence MKPVFIQAAIAVVLMQCAMAQAADNAAQIKRGEYLARAGDCTACHTATNGPLFGGGFAVSTPFGQIWGSNISSDKQYGIGSWSDDQFVAAVRDGIGKNGEQLYPAMPYDSFTKMKRDDVLAIKAYLLSMPPVHQASPQTDLPFPFNQRWGMRFWKWFNFDKGELQTDTQQSAQWNNGRYLVEALAHCGTCHTPRNLTMGMDNDKALAGGDLGGWMAFNITPDKQAGIGDWSQQQLVTYLKTGFVANKASASGPMAEAIEHSLQYLPESDLQDIATYLRSVKPQPDAQQTRARDSWGQPSTALIALRGADDATRNAQPGAVVFAGNCASCHGAEGAGSGSGFHAYPSLFHHTSTGAADALNVVSVILNGVHRHMTEGEVFMPAFAPELSDQQVADVSNFVTQQFGNPAAAKVDAKQVKELREDAKLASPPIYGQGDKP is encoded by the coding sequence ATGAAACCTGTATTTATTCAGGCCGCTATCGCGGTGGTCCTGATGCAGTGCGCCATGGCGCAGGCGGCGGACAATGCCGCCCAGATTAAGCGCGGCGAATATCTGGCGCGCGCCGGTGACTGTACCGCCTGTCACACCGCGACCAACGGCCCGCTGTTTGGCGGCGGCTTTGCGGTCAGTACGCCTTTTGGCCAGATCTGGGGCAGCAATATCTCCTCCGATAAGCAGTACGGTATTGGCAGCTGGAGCGACGATCAGTTCGTGGCCGCAGTGCGCGACGGCATTGGCAAAAACGGCGAGCAGCTCTATCCGGCAATGCCGTATGACTCCTTCACTAAAATGAAGCGCGACGATGTGCTGGCCATCAAAGCCTATCTGCTGTCGATGCCGCCGGTGCATCAGGCTTCACCGCAAACCGACCTGCCGTTCCCGTTCAACCAACGCTGGGGCATGCGCTTCTGGAAGTGGTTCAACTTCGATAAGGGCGAATTGCAGACCGATACGCAGCAGAGCGCGCAGTGGAATAATGGTCGTTACCTGGTTGAAGCGCTGGCGCACTGCGGCACCTGTCATACGCCACGTAATCTGACCATGGGCATGGACAACGATAAAGCACTGGCGGGCGGCGATCTCGGCGGCTGGATGGCGTTCAACATTACGCCAGATAAGCAGGCAGGCATCGGTGACTGGAGCCAGCAGCAGCTAGTGACCTATCTGAAAACCGGGTTTGTTGCCAATAAAGCCAGCGCCTCTGGTCCGATGGCCGAAGCGATTGAGCACAGCCTGCAATATCTGCCGGAGAGTGATTTGCAGGACATCGCCACCTATCTGCGCAGCGTCAAGCCGCAGCCGGACGCGCAGCAAACCCGTGCGCGCGACAGTTGGGGACAACCTTCCACCGCGTTGATTGCACTGCGCGGTGCCGATGATGCGACCCGCAACGCCCAGCCCGGCGCGGTCGTGTTTGCCGGTAACTGTGCCAGCTGTCATGGCGCGGAAGGTGCGGGATCGGGCAGCGGTTTCCATGCCTATCCGTCACTGTTCCATCACACCAGCACCGGCGCGGCAGATGCGCTGAACGTGGTATCGGTGATCCTCAACGGCGTTCATCGCCATATGACCGAGGGCGAAGTCTTTATGCCGGCCTTTGCGCCGGAACTGAGTGACCAACAGGTGGCGGATGTCAGTAACTTTGTGACCCAGCAGTTTGGTAATCCGGCGGCGGCCAAGGTGGATGCGAAGCAGGTGAAAGAATTAAGAGAGGATGCAAAACTGGCTTCACCACCGATTTACGGTCAGGGAGATAAGCCTTAA
- the flhE gene encoding flagellar protein FlhE codes for MRRWCWALMMLPMMALPLAVDAASGAWSASASGPSMGVRGNWLMTPALRAPSSAPGNISLVNWRYQLSRPAPSGLQVRLCAGDRCVEIEGASGSTRGLANVAAEETLHLAFGFQGKGALPPGLRVVSSEVTVNYQ; via the coding sequence ATGCGTCGCTGGTGCTGGGCATTGATGATGTTGCCGATGATGGCGCTGCCGCTCGCTGTCGATGCGGCCAGCGGTGCCTGGAGCGCCAGCGCCAGCGGCCCGAGCATGGGCGTACGCGGTAACTGGCTGATGACGCCAGCGCTGCGCGCGCCCTCCAGCGCGCCGGGTAACATCTCGCTGGTGAACTGGCGTTATCAGCTCAGCCGTCCTGCGCCTTCGGGTTTGCAGGTACGTTTGTGCGCGGGCGATCGTTGTGTCGAGATTGAAGGTGCTAGCGGCAGTACGCGTGGCTTAGCCAACGTTGCGGCGGAAGAGACGCTGCATCTGGCGTTTGGCTTTCAGGGGAAGGGCGCATTGCCGCCGGGCTTGCGCGTGGTGAGCAGTGAAGTGACGGTGAATTACCAGTAA
- the cobA gene encoding uroporphyrinogen-III C-methyltransferase, with protein sequence MTQASESLDKLFNPRDGEQAQGGVWLVGAGPGDVELLTLKAWRLINSADVVVYDRLVSEAIMAEVPPETLAIDVGKKPGSHGLKQAQINQLLVDLARSGRQVVRLKGGDPFIFGRGGEEMLYLQQAGITCQIVPGITAAAGCAAASGIPLTHRDCAQSLRFITGHGKSGEPQLDDASLAADNQTLVFYMGLKWSASISAQLQAQGRSAQTPVAIIENGTRADQRVMITTLAELAHTVEVQQAQSPALLLIGDVVRFYRHPVSINAHSSKVAAPFMA encoded by the coding sequence ATGACTCAAGCCAGTGAATCCCTCGACAAGCTGTTTAATCCGCGTGACGGCGAACAAGCGCAAGGTGGCGTCTGGCTGGTTGGGGCCGGGCCGGGGGACGTAGAACTGCTCACCTTAAAAGCATGGCGGCTGATCAACAGCGCCGATGTGGTGGTGTATGACCGGTTGGTGAGCGAGGCGATCATGGCGGAAGTGCCGCCGGAGACGCTGGCGATTGATGTCGGCAAGAAGCCCGGCAGCCACGGTTTGAAGCAGGCGCAAATTAATCAGCTGCTGGTGGATTTAGCCCGCAGCGGGCGGCAAGTGGTGCGGCTCAAAGGTGGCGATCCCTTTATTTTCGGGCGCGGCGGTGAAGAGATGCTCTATCTACAACAGGCGGGAATCACCTGCCAGATCGTGCCGGGTATTACCGCCGCCGCCGGATGCGCGGCAGCCAGCGGCATTCCGCTCACGCACCGTGATTGCGCACAGTCGCTGCGGTTCATTACCGGTCACGGCAAAAGCGGTGAACCGCAGCTGGATGATGCTAGCCTCGCCGCCGACAACCAGACGCTGGTGTTTTATATGGGGCTGAAATGGAGTGCCAGCATCAGCGCACAGCTGCAGGCGCAGGGCCGCAGCGCGCAGACGCCGGTAGCCATTATTGAGAACGGCACGCGCGCCGATCAGCGGGTGATGATCACTACACTGGCTGAGCTGGCACATACCGTTGAGGTGCAACAAGCACAATCACCGGCGTTATTGTTGATTGGTGACGTGGTGCGCTTTTATCGCCATCCGGTCAGCATTAACGCACATTCGAGTAAGGTCGCGGCGCCATTTATGGCGTAA
- a CDS encoding nitrate reductase, producing MKTTCPYCGVGCGVEVKALDVPVSGDRQHPANFGRLCVKGSALGETLTHDGRLLWPQIDGQRVSIDAALDHVAAGFRRIIDQHGPQAVAFYGSGQLLTEDYYTANKLMKGFIGAANIDTNSRLCMASAVVGYKRAFGADAVPCCYDDLEQADVVVLVGSNAAWAHPVAWQRLVQAKAERPEMQLVVIDPRRTASGDLADLHLALQPGSDSALFAGLLNWLARNAGIDTSMLPHLANVEATLAACEAWDVAAVAAACQLSEHEIVGFWQLFAAQPRVLTLWCMGINQSQTGSDNNNAILNAHLLSGKIGRAGCGPFSLTGQPNAMGGREVGGLANQLAAHMGFSAAEVDRVARFWGSDRVAQQPGLTAVNLFNAIERGDVKAVWIMGTNPAVSMPEGNRVAQALANCELVVVSEVSAHSDTAQFADVLLPAQAWGEKNGTVTNSERRISRQRSFTAPAGEAKADWWLLAQVAQRLGFGAAFAWQHPCEIFAEHAALSGFENHGTRAFDISALATITREQYDQLAPVQWPITAASPNGTAQLFADRRFYHADGKARLLPPAMPIKTLTTNDYPLLMNTGRIRDQWHTMTRTGNVSRLMQHYDEPFVALNPLDAAAHGLRHGDVTRVQSVLGWYSGRVTLDSGLQRGQLFVPMHWTRQFSGQANVDGLVAATCCPDSAQPALKQTVVRLQPLRPTWQGWLWLPDIITPPALLYWSRAPQPGVQRYVLAGNAHAGEWLMQLPGMSALQWQQAQAGQQLHWLGWREDKLACAFYAAPWLPEIDHPFIAQAFSQPPDSPQQRHALLGGRPTQGGSHGRTLCSCFGVGEVAIRRAIAEGCDSPAALGAVLKCGTNCGSCIPELKQLLSSLRVAQ from the coding sequence ATGAAAACCACCTGTCCGTACTGCGGCGTTGGCTGTGGCGTGGAGGTGAAAGCCCTGGATGTGCCGGTAAGCGGCGACCGCCAGCATCCGGCTAATTTCGGTCGGCTATGCGTTAAGGGTTCGGCGCTGGGCGAGACCCTGACGCATGACGGTCGTTTGCTCTGGCCGCAGATTGATGGTCAGCGCGTCAGTATCGATGCCGCATTGGACCATGTGGCAGCGGGTTTCCGGCGCATCATCGATCAACATGGCCCGCAGGCGGTGGCCTTTTACGGCTCCGGTCAACTGCTGACGGAGGATTATTACACCGCCAATAAGCTGATGAAGGGCTTTATCGGCGCTGCCAACATCGATACCAATTCACGGCTGTGTATGGCGTCGGCGGTGGTGGGTTACAAACGCGCTTTCGGTGCCGATGCGGTGCCGTGCTGCTATGACGATCTTGAACAGGCTGATGTCGTGGTGTTGGTCGGCTCCAATGCAGCATGGGCGCATCCGGTGGCGTGGCAGCGGCTGGTGCAAGCCAAAGCCGAACGCCCAGAGATGCAGCTGGTGGTGATCGATCCGCGTCGTACGGCCAGCGGTGACCTTGCTGACCTGCATCTGGCGCTGCAACCGGGATCCGATAGCGCGCTGTTTGCCGGGCTGCTGAACTGGCTGGCGCGCAATGCGGGTATTGATACCAGCATGTTGCCACATCTGGCCAATGTGGAGGCGACCTTAGCGGCCTGTGAGGCGTGGGATGTGGCGGCGGTCGCCGCTGCTTGCCAGCTGAGTGAGCATGAGATTGTGGGGTTCTGGCAGCTGTTCGCCGCGCAACCGCGCGTGCTGACGCTGTGGTGCATGGGCATCAATCAGTCACAAACCGGCAGCGATAACAACAACGCCATCCTCAATGCGCATCTGCTGAGCGGCAAAATCGGCCGTGCGGGCTGCGGACCGTTTTCGCTTACCGGACAGCCCAACGCCATGGGCGGCCGTGAAGTGGGCGGCTTAGCCAATCAACTGGCGGCGCACATGGGCTTTAGCGCAGCAGAGGTTGATCGTGTTGCGCGCTTTTGGGGGAGCGATCGTGTTGCGCAGCAGCCGGGACTGACGGCGGTAAATCTGTTCAACGCCATCGAACGCGGCGACGTCAAGGCGGTGTGGATCATGGGTACCAATCCCGCCGTTTCGATGCCGGAAGGTAACCGCGTGGCGCAGGCGCTGGCGAATTGCGAGCTGGTGGTGGTGTCGGAAGTCAGCGCCCACAGCGACACGGCACAGTTTGCTGACGTGCTACTTCCGGCGCAGGCGTGGGGTGAGAAAAACGGCACCGTGACTAACTCGGAGCGGCGTATCTCACGTCAGCGCAGTTTTACCGCGCCAGCCGGTGAGGCCAAAGCAGATTGGTGGCTGCTGGCGCAGGTGGCGCAGCGGCTCGGTTTTGGCGCGGCCTTTGCCTGGCAGCATCCATGCGAGATTTTCGCCGAGCATGCCGCGCTGTCCGGTTTTGAGAATCACGGCACGCGCGCCTTTGATATCAGCGCGCTGGCAACCATCACTCGTGAGCAATATGACCAGTTAGCGCCGGTGCAGTGGCCGATCACTGCCGCGTCACCCAACGGCACCGCGCAGCTGTTTGCCGATCGCCGCTTTTACCATGCCGATGGCAAAGCGCGTCTGCTGCCGCCCGCGATGCCGATTAAAACCCTCACGACCAATGATTATCCGCTGCTGATGAACACCGGCCGCATCCGCGATCAGTGGCACACCATGACGCGCACCGGCAACGTGTCGCGCCTGATGCAGCATTACGATGAACCCTTTGTCGCGCTAAACCCGCTGGATGCGGCGGCCCACGGCTTGCGCCACGGCGATGTGACGCGCGTGCAGTCGGTGCTGGGCTGGTACAGCGGACGCGTGACCCTCGACAGCGGCCTGCAGCGTGGGCAACTCTTTGTGCCGATGCACTGGACAAGGCAGTTCAGCGGGCAGGCCAACGTCGATGGATTAGTCGCGGCCACCTGTTGTCCCGATTCCGCTCAGCCAGCGTTGAAACAAACAGTGGTGCGTTTGCAACCCCTGCGTCCGACGTGGCAAGGCTGGCTGTGGCTGCCGGACATCATCACGCCGCCTGCGTTACTCTACTGGTCGCGTGCGCCGCAGCCCGGCGTACAGCGCTATGTGCTGGCGGGCAACGCTCATGCTGGAGAATGGCTGATGCAACTGCCCGGCATGTCCGCATTGCAATGGCAGCAGGCGCAGGCAGGACAGCAATTGCACTGGCTTGGCTGGCGCGAGGACAAGTTGGCATGTGCCTTTTATGCCGCGCCCTGGCTGCCAGAAATCGATCACCCCTTTATCGCGCAGGCCTTCAGCCAGCCGCCCGATTCGCCGCAGCAGCGACATGCGCTGTTAGGTGGACGACCAACGCAGGGTGGCAGCCACGGACGAACCCTTTGCAGCTGCTTTGGCGTCGGAGAAGTGGCGATTCGCCGGGCTATCGCCGAGGGCTGTGATTCCCCGGCGGCGCTTGGCGCGGTGTTGAAATGCGGCACCAACTGCGGCTCCTGTATTCCGGAGCTCAAACAACTGCTCTCATCTCTGCGCGTGGCGCAGTAA
- the flhB gene encoding flagellar biosynthesis protein FlhB, with amino-acid sequence MAEESNEDKTESPTPHRLEKAREEGQIPRSRELTSVMMLLIGLLILWIGGNSMAERLASMVATGFRFDHGMVSDDKVIIGHIGSLIKQAVIALLPLMGGLVVVAIAGPMALGGLNFSGKSIKFDLKKLNPLTGIGRMFSGQTAAELVKSIMKAVLVGIVAGWYIWSHWQEMLRLMSESPINALHHGLSMIAACCGLIMLGLFPMVGFDVFWQLYSYFKKLKMTRQEIRDEHKQNEGDPHVKGRIRQAMRAAARRRMMADVPKADVIVTNPTHYSVALKYQEGKMSAPKVIAKGAGDIALKIRELAKEHRIPILEAPPLARALYRHTEIGQFIPGALYGAVAEVLAWVWQLRRWKREGGLIPNKPKNLPVPADMDFAGENTNDG; translated from the coding sequence GTGGCTGAAGAGAGTAACGAGGACAAAACAGAATCGCCCACGCCCCACCGACTTGAAAAAGCGCGTGAAGAGGGGCAGATTCCGCGTTCGCGCGAGCTGACTTCAGTGATGATGCTGTTGATTGGATTGCTGATCCTGTGGATTGGCGGCAACAGCATGGCGGAGCGTCTGGCAAGCATGGTCGCCACCGGTTTTCGTTTTGACCATGGCATGGTCAGCGATGACAAAGTCATCATCGGTCATATCGGCAGCCTGATTAAGCAGGCGGTGATCGCGCTGCTGCCGCTGATGGGTGGCTTAGTGGTGGTGGCAATTGCCGGACCGATGGCGCTGGGCGGCCTTAACTTCAGCGGTAAATCCATCAAGTTCGATCTCAAAAAACTTAACCCGCTCACCGGTATCGGCCGCATGTTCTCTGGTCAAACCGCCGCTGAGCTGGTGAAATCGATTATGAAAGCGGTGTTGGTGGGCATCGTCGCCGGTTGGTACATCTGGAGCCACTGGCAAGAGATGCTGCGTTTGATGAGCGAATCGCCCATCAACGCGCTGCATCATGGTTTATCAATGATCGCCGCCTGCTGCGGGCTGATCATGCTCGGCCTGTTCCCGATGGTCGGCTTTGACGTGTTCTGGCAGCTTTATAGCTACTTCAAAAAGCTGAAGATGACGCGCCAGGAAATTCGTGACGAACACAAACAGAACGAAGGCGATCCGCACGTCAAAGGGCGCATTCGTCAGGCGATGCGCGCCGCCGCCCGTCGTCGCATGATGGCCGATGTGCCGAAAGCCGATGTCATCGTCACTAACCCAACGCACTACTCGGTGGCGCTGAAGTATCAGGAAGGCAAGATGAGTGCGCCGAAAGTGATTGCCAAAGGCGCCGGCGATATCGCACTAAAGATTCGTGAGCTCGCCAAAGAGCACCGTATCCCGATTCTCGAAGCACCGCCGCTGGCGCGTGCGTTGTATCGACACACAGAAATTGGTCAGTTCATCCCCGGCGCGCTGTATGGTGCGGTGGCAGAAGTGCTGGCCTGGGTTTGGCAGCTGCGACGCTGGAAGCGCGAAGGCGGCCTGATTCCAAACAAACCAAAAAACCTGCCGGTTCCGGCAGACATGGACTTTGCAGGAGAGAACACTAACGATGGCTAA
- the flhA gene encoding flagellar biosynthesis protein FlhA — protein MANLAEKLRLPGNFKDTQWQVLAGPVLIMLILSMMVLPLPAFILDLLFTFNIALSIMVLLVAMFTQRTLEFAAFPTILLFSTLLRLALNVASTRIILLEGHTGADAAGRVVEAFGHFLVGGNFAIGIVVFIILVIINFMVITKGAGRIAEVGARFVLDGMPGKQMAIDADLNAGLIGEQEAKQRRTEVTQEADFYGSMDGASKFVRGDAIAGILIMVINIIGGLLVGVVQHGMDLGHAGETYTLLTIGDGLVAQIPALVISTAAGVIVTRVGTDQDVGEQMVTQLFKNPRVLMLSGGVIGLLGLVPGMPNLVFLLFTAALLGLAWWLRGREMQPKKPTEASSLVKTQETPATVEASWTDVQLEDSLGMEVGYRLIPMVDHLQNGELLGRIRSIRKKVAQEVGFLPPVVHIRDNMELPPARYRILMKGVEIGSGDAYPGRWMAINPGTAAGSLPGEPTVDPAFGLAAIWIDSALKEQAQIQGFTVVEASTVVATHLNHLIGQYASELFGRQEAQQLLDRVTQEMPKLTEDLVPGVITLTTLHKVLQNLLTERVSIRDMRTIIETLAEHAPVQNDPQELTSVVRVALGRAITQQWFPGNGEVQVIGLDATLERLLLQALQGGGGLEPGLADRLLVQAQGALQQQEMAGAPPVLLVNHPLRALLARFLRRNLPQLIVLSNMELTDNRQIRMTATIGGK, from the coding sequence ATGGCTAATTTAGCCGAGAAGCTGCGTTTACCGGGCAACTTTAAAGACACGCAATGGCAGGTGCTGGCGGGACCGGTACTGATCATGTTGATCCTGTCGATGATGGTGCTGCCGTTACCCGCATTCATTCTTGACCTGCTGTTCACCTTCAACATTGCGCTGTCAATCATGGTGCTGCTGGTGGCGATGTTCACCCAGCGCACGCTGGAGTTCGCCGCATTCCCGACCATTCTGCTGTTCTCGACGCTGCTGCGTCTGGCGCTGAACGTCGCCTCAACCCGTATCATTCTGCTGGAAGGCCATACCGGTGCCGATGCCGCCGGACGCGTGGTGGAAGCCTTTGGTCACTTCCTCGTTGGCGGTAACTTCGCCATCGGTATCGTGGTGTTCATCATCCTCGTCATCATCAACTTTATGGTTATCACCAAGGGTGCGGGACGTATCGCCGAAGTCGGCGCGCGTTTTGTGCTGGATGGTATGCCAGGTAAGCAGATGGCGATCGATGCCGACCTCAACGCCGGTTTAATTGGCGAACAGGAAGCCAAACAGCGCCGTACGGAAGTGACGCAGGAAGCCGATTTCTACGGCTCGATGGACGGTGCGAGTAAGTTTGTTCGTGGTGACGCCATCGCGGGTATCCTGATCATGGTGATCAACATCATCGGCGGCCTGTTGGTCGGCGTGGTGCAGCACGGCATGGATCTCGGCCATGCGGGCGAAACCTACACGCTGTTAACCATCGGTGACGGCCTGGTGGCGCAGATCCCGGCGCTAGTGATCTCCACCGCGGCGGGTGTCATCGTGACGCGCGTGGGCACCGATCAGGATGTCGGCGAGCAGATGGTGACCCAGCTGTTCAAGAACCCGCGCGTACTGATGCTGAGTGGCGGCGTGATTGGTTTGCTTGGCCTGGTGCCGGGTATGCCAAACCTGGTGTTCCTGCTGTTTACCGCTGCGCTGCTGGGTTTGGCCTGGTGGTTACGCGGACGCGAAATGCAGCCGAAGAAACCAACCGAAGCCTCAAGCCTGGTGAAAACCCAGGAAACGCCGGCCACCGTGGAAGCGTCGTGGACCGATGTGCAGCTGGAAGATTCACTCGGCATGGAAGTGGGTTATCGCCTGATTCCGATGGTCGATCACCTGCAAAACGGCGAACTGCTGGGGCGTATCCGCAGTATTCGTAAGAAGGTGGCGCAGGAGGTCGGCTTCCTGCCGCCGGTGGTGCATATCCGTGACAACATGGAGCTGCCGCCCGCGCGTTATCGCATCCTGATGAAAGGCGTGGAAATTGGCAGCGGCGATGCCTATCCTGGCCGCTGGATGGCGATCAACCCGGGCACCGCCGCCGGTTCGCTGCCGGGCGAGCCGACCGTCGATCCGGCCTTTGGTCTGGCGGCGATCTGGATCGACAGCGCCCTGAAAGAGCAGGCGCAGATTCAGGGCTTTACCGTGGTCGAAGCCAGCACCGTGGTGGCGACGCACCTCAATCACCTGATTGGACAATACGCCAGCGAGCTGTTTGGCCGTCAGGAAGCGCAGCAGCTGTTGGATCGCGTCACGCAGGAGATGCCGAAGCTGACCGAAGATCTGGTGCCAGGCGTCATTACCCTGACCACGCTGCACAAAGTGCTGCAAAACCTGCTGACCGAGCGCGTCTCGATTCGCGATATGCGCACCATTATTGAAACCCTGGCGGAACATGCGCCGGTGCAGAACGATCCGCAAGAGCTGACCAGCGTGGTACGTGTGGCGCTGGGACGGGCGATTACCCAACAGTGGTTCCCTGGCAACGGCGAAGTGCAGGTGATTGGCCTCGACGCTACGCTGGAACGTCTGCTGCTGCAGGCGCTGCAGGGTGGCGGCGGCCTTGAGCCGGGTCTGGCGGATCGCTTACTGGTGCAGGCGCAAGGTGCACTGCAGCAGCAAGAGATGGCGGGCGCGCCGCCGGTGCTGCTGGTCAATCATCCGCTGCGTGCGCTGCTGGCGCGTTTCCTGCGCCGCAACCTGCCGCAGCTGATTGTGCTGTCGAATATGGAGCTGACCGACAACCGTCAAATCCGTATGACCGCCACCATTGGAGGCAAGTAA